In Candidatus Poribacteria bacterium, the DNA window GAGATTTCGACGATGCGCGCTTTATCAAGGTCAGCGGCATAAAGCCCATCGTCTTTTTCAAAGATATGAAGTTGATGAAGAGATTTCGGAAAATCAAGCATATTTTTTATCCCTGTATACAACAAACTGAATCAACACATTATTTTGTTTCAACTCGAGGAATGTCAATTCTTAAAATAATACTCTGTCACAACGACAGATATCTCTAACGAATCTTCTATTAGTCTGTCAACGTTATTTTGACTTTTTGTAGGTCGGGTAGAACAGAGTGAAACCCGACAAAATCGGTCGAGTACACCTATCAGTTTAGATGTGACAGACTACTATGTATCACTCAACACTCGCTATGTTGCAATTCCCATGCCAATCGGAAGAACCTACGCCGTTCGTGAATTTTAGGAAAATGTGACCACGCACATTTTTCGCAGTCGGCAAATTTTGCATACCTAACTCTGCAGATATTGCATAGTTCCAAAATACAGCGATACTGGTGTGTGATATCTCGAACACCAATGCTAACAACGATAAGCCCTTAACCTACTCCCAATCCGCGTGTCCGCTATCAACCATCCTCCGATTGATGTACAAGTTATCCGAGTATCGCCAGACATGCGCGACTATGCGCCCGTAAATATCGGTAGCGACCGACTTGATTGTGACGCGCTTCAGCTCTATGAGGAACTTCAGGTAGGCGGTGGATCTTTGCCCTTCGGGGGTGGTGTTTTCAGGGGCGTTTATATTTGCTAAGCGAATGCGTTGGGTTGACGTGCTAAAGGTATCACCATCGGTCACGGATGTGACATAGGCTGAGTACTCATACATCGCTCTACCTCCTTCTCGAAGGAGTAGGTTATAAGCGCATGTGTGAATGGAAAACGGAATAGCCGCTATCC includes these proteins:
- a CDS encoding thermonuclease family protein gives rise to the protein MYEYSAYVTSVTDGDTFSTSTQRIRLANINAPENTTPEGQRSTAYLKFLIELKRVTIKSVATDIYGRIVAHVWRYSDNLYINRRMVDSGHADWE